One window of Bactrocera tryoni isolate S06 chromosome 2, CSIRO_BtryS06_freeze2, whole genome shotgun sequence genomic DNA carries:
- the LOC120768438 gene encoding ankyrin repeat domain-containing protein 39 yields the protein MDQHDADHCKCHKQAAPAQQTLTDMEFDRGIWNAAIYNEPERVRNFIGRGKSMDRDDFDYTALHYAARNGNVEICKMLIEDGKADVDAITKAGATALHRAAMMGHLNVVKLLVAAKANLQLQDEYGQTALHRAAIRGHLDVCKFLLEQDPKLKEIKDKKEKIPYEYIMENANDDFKILLKP from the exons ATGGATCAACATGACGCGGATCACTGCAAGTGTCACAAGCAGGCGGCGCCAGCGCAACAAACGCTAACTGATATGGAATTCGATCGCGGAATCTGGAATGCAG CCATCTACAATGAGCCGGAGCGCGTGCGCAATTTCATTGGCCGCGGCAAATCGATGGACCGCGATGATTTCGACTACACTGCGCTTCATTATGCAGCGCGCAATGGCAACGTGGAAATATGCAAAATGTTAATTGAAGATGGCAAAGCCGACGTGGATGCCATCACCAAGGCGGGCGCCACAGCCTTGCATCGCGCTGCCATGATGG GTCATCTAAATGTTGTGAAATTACTGGTTGCTGCGAAAGCTAATCTCCAGCTGCAAGATGAATACGGGCAGACTGCGCTGCATCGTGCTGCTATCCGTGGACACTTGgatgtttgtaaatttttgttggAGCAGGATCCGAAATTGAAGGAAATCAAGGATAAGAAAGAGAAAATCCCCTACGAATATATAATGGAGAATGCCAACGacgatttcaaaatattacttAAGCCTTAG
- the LOC120768440 gene encoding uncharacterized protein LOC120768440, with product MPYIIIRGNLASYSHKYPWRVLVSGLKADEIEQLNKFSCGGYSDETTIVYLVHPCRILSALEILGFRVVASSSTSVKQDYNEYMWTMRKEFHEPEPLETESVVRENLSNIGREAAGLGSYHKVDSPE from the exons ATGCCTTACATTATCATACGCGGCAATTTAGCGTCATACAGCCATAAATATCCCTGGCGTGTCTTGGTTTCCGGCCTAAAAG CGGATGAAATTGAACAGTTGAATAAATTTTCATGTGGCGGTTACAGTGATGAGACAACAATAGTTTATCTGGTGCATCCATGTCGAATCTTATCAGCGCttgag ATTTTAGGTTTTCGTGTGGTCGCTTCCTCCTCAACATCCGTTAAGCAGGACTACAACGAGTATATGTGGACTATGCGCAAAGAGTTCCACGAACCAGAGCCGCTAGAAACAGAATCCGTTGTGCGTGAGAATCTTTCGAATATAGGACGCGAAGCAGCTGGTTTGGGCAGCTATCACAAAGTTGACTCGCCtgaataa
- the LOC120768435 gene encoding reticulocalbin-2: MSHLGIFFLLLAFVLVVNSIPAYAGVAHAHKHEKHNSKERLKDGIYAGRDAHHHEDGDHNVEFDHEAIIGSLKEAKEFDKLTPEESKKRLLVLIKLMDLNKDGFVERHELKAWILRSFKKLGEEEAADRLEEIDADGDGKVTWKEYLKDTFEMENEDEKKELIDFDSYDEEKEMIKSDKELFNAADLNKDGALDSKEYVLFYSPEEHPEMLPIVLEHTLREKDTNHNGEIDYAEYIGSAGQDRSREWLVEEKDRFDHLDENEDGLLTGNEVLNWVVPNSEAIATDEVDHLFVSTDEDHDDRLSYLEILNNYDTFVGSEATDYGDHLQNINHFLDEL; this comes from the exons ATGTCGCACCTaggaattttctttttgttgctaGCCTTTGTGCTAGTTGTTAACTCTATACCTGCGTATGCAGGGGTCGCACACGCTCATAAACACGAAAAACATAACAGTAAAGAACGGCTTAAGGATGGAATATATGCTGGACGTGATGCACATCATCATGAAGACGGTGACCATAATGTGGAATTTGATCATGAAGCAATAATAG GCAGCCTCAAAGAAGCAAaggaattcgacaaacttacaCCTGAGGAATCTAAAAAGCGATTGCTTGTACTTATAAAGTTAATGGATTTAAATAAGGATGGCTTTGTTGAGCGTCATGAGCTAAAAGCTTGGATTTTAAGGTCTTTTAA aaaacttGGTGAAGAGGAAGCAGCAGATcgtttggaagaaatcgatGCGGATGGTGATGGAAAAGTCACATGGAAGGAATATCTTAAGGATACTTTCGAAATGGAAAATGAAGACGAAAAAAAGGAATTAATTGATTTCGATAGCTACGATGAAGAGAAAGAAATGATTAAATCAGATAAGGAGCTATTCAATGCAGCAGATTTGAATAAAGATGGCGCATTGGATTCAAAAGAATATGTGCTTTTTTATTCACCAGAAGAACATCCAGAAATGTTACCAATCGTATTGGAACACACGCTACGCGAGAAAGATACCAACCATAATGGTGAAATAGATTATGCGGAATATATTGGCAGTGCAGGTCAAGATCGTAGCCGCGAATGGTTAGTTGAAGAAAAGGATCGTTTCGATCACTTGGATGAGAATGAGGATGGTCTACTAACCGGTAATGAAGTACTCAACTGGGTGGTGCCGAATAGCGAGGCTATAGCTACAGATGAGGTCGATCATTTATTTGTATCGACAGATGAAGATCATGATGATCGCTTAAGCTATTTGGAAATACTAAACAATTACGACACATTCGTTGGCAGTGAAGCTACGGATTATGGCGATCATTTACAGAATATAAATCATTTCCTTGACGAGCTATAA
- the LOC120768439 gene encoding uncharacterized protein LOC120768439 translates to MDAQIPTQAPAQPVPAEAQPAPSNPNTNIGAAAAAVNYVTTTATSSVAAQTATSTNSVPNSVANVVTIPVPIVQNEENYTYVTVKGSLHDRSCAVFGLNDTEIQALSKRFGNGLKGAVNGVMVTIPPMDMVNTLAQLSYKVICSCGEAEISWTMQREI, encoded by the coding sequence atggacGCCCAAATACCAACACAAGCGCCCGCACAACCTGTGCCCGCAGAGGCGCAACCCGCCCCCAGCAACCCGAACACCAATATCGGTGCTGCAGCAGCAGCCGTTAATTACGTCACCACCACAGCTACATCATCGGTGGCTGCCCAGACGGCGACCTCAACAAACTCCGTGCCGAATTCGGTGGCGAATGTTGTTACCATACCCGTACCGATTGTACAAAACGAAGAGAACTACACATATGTGACGGTGAAGGGCTCGTTGCACGATCGCTCATGCGCCGTGTTCGGTCTTAACGATACGGAAATCCAAGCGTTGTCCAAACGTTTCGGTAACGGCTTAAAGGGTGCCGTGAATGGTGTAATGGTAACGATTCCACCGATGGATATGGTAAATACATTGGCGCAATTGAGCTATAAAGTGATTTGTAGTTGTGGTGAGGCGGAGATCAGTTGGACTATGCAACGTGAAATTTAA